From Magnolia sinica isolate HGM2019 chromosome 13, MsV1, whole genome shotgun sequence, one genomic window encodes:
- the LOC131223708 gene encoding pentatricopeptide repeat-containing protein At1g77405, whose translation MATVGSLLKRSRVRHFCNLLLQQRPHVSLRSQPLTSSPDNAEHRCSLTAPMNPTLSNPQSREAFVRQVMDAMLQDRPFDGTSGCFRRVWTVDAVREVLRAVPMLFFQSARSVGRQKGFRRRSPLKQRDLRQEAEGSRNGLRLGGPAAYRDPVRVEQGVDRAMEFFSWVESECGFVHVEATCREMAYVLAKGNSLKKLWQFLREMAGRSGNLLTTATLTCVIKFLGEEGLVKEALAAFYRMKQFHCKPDVVAYNTIICALCRVGFFKKARFLLDQMEMPGSRCPPDTFTYTILIGFYCKHSLQTGCRKAIRRRLWEANHLFRDMLFKGFVPDVVTFNCLIDGLCKTYRIGRALELFDDMLQKGLTPNRVTYNSFIRYYSAVNEIDKAIVMMSSMRSRNHGIPTSSSYTPIIHALCEARRPLEARDLLVEMVDGGSVPRDYTYKLVRDALSLAAEASLPDDLCQRIEDGISNRYQHVMRVKPMMANKGGILHGET comes from the coding sequence atggctaCCGTCGGATCTTTACTCAAAAGATCGAGGGTCCGCCACTTCTGCAATCTGCTACTCCAGCAGCGCCCACATGTTTCCCTTCGATCCCAGCCGTTGACATCGTCGCCGGACAATGCCGAACATCGATGCTCACTGACGGCGCCGATGAACCCCACCTTGTCAAATCCCCAATCTCGTGAAGCCTTCGTCCGGCAAGTGATGGACGCTATGCTCCAAGACAGGCCCTTTGACGGCACGTCTGGGTGCTTCCGCCGCGTATGGACCGTTGACGCCGTCCGCGAGGTCTTGAGGGCAGTCCCGATGCTCTTCTTCCAGAGCGCACGGTCCGTCGGCCGGCAGAAGGGGTTCCGGAGGCGTTCCCCTCTCAAGCAGCGGGACCTACGGCAAGAAGCCGAGGGCTCGCGCAATGGGCTACGCCTTGGCGGGCCTGCAGCTTACAGAGACCCCGTCAGAGTCGAGCAGGGGGTGGACAGAGCTATGGAGTTCTTCTCTTGGGTCGAAAGCGAATGCGGGTTTGTTCATGTGGAGGCCACTTGTCGGGAGATGGCGTATGTCCTGGCAAAGGGCAATAGCTTAAAGAAGCTCTGGCAATTTCTCCGGGAGATGGCCGGAAGGAGTGGGAATCTTCTGACTACGGCTACCTTGACCTGCGTCATAAAGTTTCTTGGAGAGGAGGGCCTGGTGAAGGAGGCATTGGCAGCATTCTACCGAATGAAGCAGTTCCACTGTAAGCCTGATGTGGTCGCTTACAACACGATCATTTGTGCCCTTTGTAGGGTTGGCTTTTTCAAGAAGGCAAGGTTCTTGTTGGATCAGATGGAAATGCCGGGCTCTAGATGCCCGCCCGACACGTTTACGTACACGATCTTAATTGGGTTTTACTGTAAGCATAGCCTGCAGACAGGGTGCCGCAAGGCCATTAGGAGGCGGTTGTGGGAGGCCAACCATTTGTTCCGAGACATGCTTTTCAAGGGTTTTGTACCAGACGTTGTGACCTTCAATTGCTTGATTGATGGCCTCTGCAAGACGTATCGGATCGGTAGGGCGCTTGAGCTCTTCGACGATATGCTTCAGAAGGGTCTCACTCCCAACAGGGTCACTTACAACTCCTTCATTAGATACTATAGTGCTGTTAATGAGATAGATAAGGCCATTGTGATGATGAGTAGCATGAGGTCACGAAACCATGGGATACCCACTTCAAGTTCTTATACCCCAATCATCCATGCGCTTTGTGAAGCGAGAAGGCCGTTGGAAGCACGGGATTTGCTGGTTGAGATGGTTGATGGAGGATCTGTTCCTCGCGATTACACGTATAAATTGGTTCGTGATGCTCTAAGTCTAGCTGCCGAAGCTAGTTTGCCAGATGACCTCTGTCAAAGAATTGAAGATGGGATAAGTAATAGATATCAGCATGTGATGCGGGTGAAGCCTATGATGGCAAACAAAGGTGGAATATTACATGGGGAAACATAA